A DNA window from Actinokineospora baliensis contains the following coding sequences:
- a CDS encoding response regulator transcription factor, with translation MHLVIVDDEAAVRDSLSRTLRFEGYTVSTAADGAAALGVIRAERPDGVILDVMMPVLGGLDACRVLRAEGNYVPILMLTARTGVDDRVAGLEAGADDYLVKPFALQELLARVRALLRRAEYHADTATDTSLRFADVVLDPVTREVGRGGRSLRLTRTEFAILEVFLRHPRVVLTRTAMFDHVWGYDFGAASNGLDVYVGYLRRKLEAEGEPRLLHTVRGVGYVLREDPL, from the coding sequence ACGACGAGGCGGCTGTGCGGGATTCGCTGTCGCGGACCCTGCGGTTCGAGGGGTACACCGTCTCGACCGCCGCCGACGGGGCCGCGGCGCTGGGGGTGATCCGCGCCGAGCGGCCGGACGGGGTGATCCTGGACGTGATGATGCCGGTGCTCGGGGGGCTCGACGCGTGCCGGGTGCTGCGGGCCGAGGGCAACTACGTGCCGATCCTCATGCTCACCGCGCGCACCGGGGTCGACGACCGGGTGGCCGGGCTGGAGGCGGGCGCCGACGACTACCTGGTCAAGCCGTTCGCGCTGCAGGAACTGCTGGCCAGGGTGCGCGCCCTGCTGCGCCGCGCCGAGTACCACGCCGACACCGCCACGGACACCTCCTTGCGCTTCGCCGACGTCGTGCTCGACCCGGTCACCAGGGAGGTCGGCCGGGGCGGGCGGTCGCTGCGGCTGACCAGGACCGAGTTCGCGATCTTGGAGGTCTTCCTGCGCCACCCCCGCGTGGTGCTGACCCGCACCGCCATGTTCGACCACGTGTGGGGCTACGACTTCGGCGCGGCGTCCAACGGCCTGGACGTCTACGTCGGGTACTTGCGGCGCAAGCTGGAGGCCGAGGGTGAGCCGCGACTGCTGCACACCGTGCGCGGGGTCGGCTACGTGCTGCGGGAGGACCCGCTGTGA
- a CDS encoding HAMP domain-containing sensor histidine kinase: protein MRLSLRSRLTVLAVGAVAVAVLGVALTSWLLVRGKLNRDFDDRLQSAAKVAVAARSPEAALGFLSTTPARDERRGPPRRDPYGVIVQFLDADGRVTGTAGGPAIPVTGRAMQAAAGVVPRAPEEVLVNDERYRVLTLPRADGAAQVALDAEDIERTLAELGAWHGLVGLIGVALAAVVGWLVARTALRPVDELTAAAEDVARTQDLSAGIAVRGTDEIARLGGALNAMLAALASSREAQRRLVQDAGHELRTPLTSLRNNVELLVHAAGNARDLPEEDRTRLLADLRSQAEELTTLIGELVELSTGDRSPEAEEVVDLADVVGPAVERARARAPRVRYTAQFEPAVVRARPVSLERAVLNLLDNAAKWSPDGATVTARVTAVDGWARVDVDDEGPGIAEQDRPHVFERFYRAEAARALPGSGLGLAIVAQVAAQHGGGTDVGTAPTGGARVSILLPLVS, encoded by the coding sequence GTGAGGTTGTCGCTGCGGTCCCGGTTGACCGTCCTGGCCGTCGGCGCGGTCGCCGTCGCCGTGCTCGGGGTGGCGTTGACCTCGTGGTTGCTGGTGCGCGGCAAGCTCAACCGGGACTTCGACGACCGGCTGCAGTCCGCGGCCAAGGTCGCCGTCGCCGCCCGCTCGCCCGAGGCGGCACTCGGGTTCCTGAGCACAACACCGGCCCGCGACGAGCGCCGGGGGCCGCCGCGCCGTGACCCGTACGGGGTGATCGTGCAGTTCCTCGACGCCGATGGCCGGGTCACGGGTACCGCGGGCGGTCCGGCGATCCCGGTCACCGGTCGCGCGATGCAGGCCGCCGCGGGGGTGGTGCCCAGGGCCCCCGAGGAGGTCTTGGTCAACGACGAGCGCTACCGGGTCCTGACGTTGCCGCGCGCCGACGGTGCCGCGCAGGTCGCGCTGGACGCCGAGGACATCGAGCGCACGCTGGCCGAGTTGGGCGCCTGGCACGGGCTGGTCGGGCTGATCGGGGTCGCGCTGGCCGCCGTGGTGGGGTGGTTGGTGGCGCGCACGGCGCTGCGGCCGGTCGACGAGCTCACCGCCGCCGCGGAGGACGTGGCCAGGACGCAGGACCTCTCGGCCGGGATCGCGGTGCGCGGCACCGACGAGATCGCCCGTCTCGGTGGCGCGCTCAACGCCATGCTCGCCGCCCTCGCGAGCTCCCGCGAGGCGCAGCGCCGCCTGGTCCAGGACGCCGGGCACGAGTTGCGGACCCCGCTGACCAGCCTGCGCAACAACGTCGAACTGCTCGTGCACGCCGCCGGGAACGCCCGTGACCTGCCGGAAGAGGACCGCACCCGGCTGCTGGCCGACCTGCGCTCGCAGGCCGAGGAACTGACCACGCTGATCGGCGAGCTCGTCGAACTGTCCACAGGAGACCGGTCCCCGGAGGCCGAGGAGGTCGTCGACCTCGCCGACGTCGTCGGCCCGGCGGTGGAGCGGGCGCGGGCCAGGGCGCCCAGGGTGCGCTACACCGCGCAGTTCGAGCCCGCGGTGGTCCGGGCGCGGCCGGTGTCGCTGGAGCGGGCCGTGCTGAACCTGCTGGACAACGCCGCCAAGTGGAGCCCGGACGGGGCGACGGTCACCGCCAGGGTCACCGCGGTCGACGGCTGGGCCAGGGTGGACGTCGACGACGAGGGGCCGGGGATCGCCGAGCAGGACCGGCCGCACGTCTTCGAGCGCTTCTACCGCGCCGAGGCCGCCCGCGCGCTGCCCGGGTCCGGCCTGGGGTTGGCCATCGTGGCCCAGGTCGCCGCCCAGCACGGGGGCGGCACGGACGTGGGCACCGCCCCGACCGGCGGCGCCAGGGTGTCGATCCTGCTGCCGCTGGTTTCTTAA
- a CDS encoding methyl-accepting chemotaxis protein, protein MSEHGTGRPVRNPVARWLANRKVGTKVLGTVGLLAVVAAGVGVLAVVRMGSMDSSAESLYKQGLLPVEQIYEVRVDMESTRRNVLNHALSTTPETLAKYEQALRDDDAAFTEDLDAYAKHTTDPSLVEQVRTKWAEYQRIRDEQVLPAGRAHDVEKVGNLRDTLLVPAAKAAEDLVVQMVNHEVATAEQRRQQVTDDYESSRTTIIVVLVVGILLSLGVGYYVVRGILGGLRKVGTAIAALADKDLTGHAGLRGRDELAVMGRDLDTAMATVRATVSELAGTAIALSSASVRLSEVSGTLSTGSGQAAERAGTAADTAGRVSESVRSMSVGAQEMTSSIAEIASSAGKAADVAQQSLEAATDTGTQIAALAQASSEIGEVVKMISAIAGQTNLLALNATIEAARAGEAGKGFAVVASEVKDLAQETAKATDDISRRVEAIQAGTAGAARSVQQIQEVVGQITDHSTTVASAVEQQSATTAEMSRAIDEAAKGSGELSATFGAVAEVTTATTDSARASQSAADDLSTLATKLNALVRVFHY, encoded by the coding sequence GTGAGCGAGCACGGAACCGGCCGACCGGTGCGCAACCCGGTCGCGCGCTGGCTGGCCAACCGCAAGGTCGGGACCAAGGTGCTGGGCACGGTGGGGTTGCTCGCCGTCGTCGCCGCCGGGGTCGGGGTGCTCGCCGTCGTGCGCATGGGGTCGATGGACTCCTCCGCGGAGAGCCTCTACAAGCAGGGCCTGCTGCCGGTCGAGCAGATCTACGAGGTCCGCGTCGACATGGAGAGCACCCGGCGCAACGTGCTCAACCACGCGCTGTCGACCACCCCGGAGACGCTGGCCAAGTACGAGCAGGCGCTGCGCGACGACGACGCCGCCTTCACCGAGGACCTCGACGCCTACGCCAAGCACACCACCGACCCGTCGCTGGTCGAGCAGGTCCGCACGAAGTGGGCCGAGTACCAGCGCATCCGCGACGAGCAGGTGCTGCCCGCGGGCCGCGCGCACGACGTGGAGAAGGTCGGCAACCTGCGCGACACGCTGCTGGTTCCCGCCGCCAAGGCCGCTGAGGACCTGGTCGTGCAGATGGTCAACCACGAGGTCGCGACCGCGGAGCAGCGCCGCCAGCAGGTCACCGACGACTACGAGTCGTCCCGCACCACGATCATCGTCGTCCTGGTCGTCGGCATCCTGCTGTCGCTTGGCGTGGGCTACTACGTCGTGCGCGGCATCCTGGGCGGCCTGCGCAAGGTCGGCACCGCCATCGCCGCGCTGGCCGACAAGGACCTCACCGGGCACGCGGGCCTGCGCGGCCGCGACGAGCTCGCCGTGATGGGCCGCGACCTCGACACCGCCATGGCCACCGTCCGCGCGACCGTGTCCGAGCTCGCCGGGACCGCGATCGCGCTGTCGTCGGCGTCCGTGCGGCTCTCGGAGGTCAGCGGCACGCTGAGCACCGGGTCGGGGCAGGCCGCCGAGCGCGCCGGGACGGCGGCCGACACCGCGGGACGGGTGAGCGAGAGCGTCCGGTCGATGTCGGTCGGCGCGCAGGAGATGACCTCGTCGATCGCCGAGATCGCCAGCAGCGCGGGCAAGGCGGCCGACGTCGCGCAGCAGTCGCTGGAGGCGGCCACCGATACCGGCACCCAGATCGCCGCGCTGGCCCAGGCCAGCTCCGAGATCGGCGAGGTGGTCAAGATGATCAGTGCCATCGCCGGTCAGACCAACCTGCTCGCGCTCAACGCCACCATCGAGGCCGCCCGCGCGGGCGAGGCGGGCAAGGGCTTCGCCGTCGTCGCCAGCGAGGTCAAGGACCTGGCCCAGGAAACGGCCAAGGCCACCGACGACATCTCCCGCCGGGTCGAGGCGATCCAGGCGGGCACCGCGGGCGCCGCCCGCTCGGTCCAGCAGATCCAGGAGGTCGTCGGCCAGATCACCGACCACTCCACCACGGTCGCCTCGGCGGTGGAGCAGCAGTCGGCGACCACGGCCGAGATGAGCCGCGCCATCGACGAGGCCGCCAAGGGCAGCGGCGAGCTCTCCGCCACCTTCGGCGCGGTCGCCGAGGTCACCACCGCGACCACCGACAGCGCCCGAGCCAGCCAGTCCGCCGCGGACGACCTGTCGACGCTGGCCACCAAGCTCAACGCCCTAGTCCGCGTCTTCCACTACTGA
- a CDS encoding DUF3027 domain-containing protein — MVSHHVSRQPGALDAIHDRWVSGLNRNVDDVAYQDEWYQQQCGACRYWFPLAGTLGSDHGACANAESPFDRTVQFEHDGCEAFDASGTWTIPEDMP, encoded by the coding sequence GTGGTGAGCCATCACGTATCCCGGCAGCCGGGTGCTCTCGACGCGATACACGACCGGTGGGTGAGCGGGCTCAACCGAAACGTGGACGACGTGGCGTACCAGGACGAGTGGTACCAGCAGCAATGCGGTGCCTGCCGCTACTGGTTCCCCCTCGCAGGGACCCTCGGATCCGACCACGGTGCCTGCGCCAACGCAGAATCGCCGTTCGACCGCACGGTCCAGTTCGAACACGACGGTTGCGAGGCGTTCGACGCCTCGGGGACGTGGACCATCCCGGAGGACATGCCCTGA
- a CDS encoding DUF5615 family PIN-like protein — MLAAAVPPVGAERANSADRATGTPAPSQAGTLPVRVSTPVRASRASVRVQLAPRSIAQLSGTAVVIALQPNGGELDNAKVLLDYATFRYASGADLGSRLRLVRLPECVLTTPQLPTCQVQTPVKTQNDATAQSVSTDLALRRGTTVLAATGAADGTNGAFSASSLAPAESWAVSGNTGAFTWSYPVAVPPTASGNDVAPQVSLTYNSATVDGRTAATNNQSSWVGQGWSYTPGFIERTYRTCADDTTLPQAQQTADLCWAGEIVSMSLGGRATSLVRDDATGTWRQANDDGTRVEQVYSAANGALNGEHWRITTTDGSKFYFGLNSAPGRTTQDATNSTWTVPVYGPRVGNPCYNAAGFAQSSCTQGWRWNLDYVEDPHGNAAIYYYTPETNYYGANNGNSGVVYTRGGTLKRIEYGLRKISGSVYGSPAPAEVRFAVSERCVPAGAITCDSAQFTAANAASWPDTPQDQQCLPATSCANHSPSFWSTKRLTEISTWYRTGSLPVRVESHTLTQSFPGLGDPSLRLDQIVRTAYTETGVGTSTGPVVFNSQLLDNRVSGYNSQPAMAHWRLQEVATPTGGRYRVTYLPVECTATSVPTDNANNGKRCYPVYWRLPLNANPTLDYFHVYPVSRVELQDANGISPTQNTDYTYLDPPAWHYDDAEVTKPAYRTYGQFRGYKQVEVRTGNTVNGIGGAYDKQTLVRTTYFRGMHGDTLPGNQQRTASVTNSLGESTTDDNAFAGMAYESQTFLGTSGAQLGSSTNTPTKLATTGTRVRAGLPAATADIVRITRTKKVNNLAAGGVQTNTQLTRYDTVGRPVSVTDSADGITDGCTTTSYADNTTLWIRDRVAQVWKSTAACPTTGQVIAPAPIVSSERSYFDSQATAGVVATVGDTTKVEKATAYAGQPTWATTSTTTYDASGRVLSQKDALNQETKNAYTPADGGVLAQVVMTNAKNQNTTTTFEPARGTSVRVVDIANRITESTLDVFGRVTAVWRPGRSKSAGDTPNTEYTYLVRDNGPLALTERNLVDYSTGTNYVTSVTLTDAFGRTRQVQKDDVSDPAGVTKRVVNEVTYDSHGWAIRSNNRYVTTGVPSTTLITVPDASVDDRTVTTYDPSGRPTTVVSYQGTTAKATTTTVYGGDRVTTFPAVGGVTKATVTDALGREVEVRQYLTQPTVTGNVVSGGTAATSTFRYNDRGQLDRVTDAAGNKWEYQFDFLGRKTVTTDPDAGQTTDTYDLVGQVTTTTDARGQVLSYDYDVLGRRTAQYSGSGVGKTTLATWVYDTATGGVGKLTSSTRYTANGNYLVGVGGYNSQGLPQNQVIQLPTSETGFAGFQTTTFSYTTTGQLTGMALPTKGGLPGEALSFTVDKYGNRLKSTSAAFDYVSGSVYNASGEAVEYQLSSLGNAGKFSFERDPRTHRLSRSHLSVQRADPLVDDLNYTYDAAGNLTKIVNYRGAPASNTRTQCFGYDSLARLSEAWTSTDNCVAAPSTSTVGGPDPYWTSWTINQIGLRTNQTKHGIGQADTITNYTYPAAGGTRPHSLTSTTTTGPGATTTAHGYDNAGNTSTRTIGGAQHTLTWNEENRLTQVQSPTGTTGYVYDADGNQLIRREPGKVILYLPGQEWSRDTATGVITGTRYYTHNGTVVARRVGGANPEYLQSDHHNTTSVSVSAVGFSVTRREMDPYGNQVGATQGGTWADNHGFLNMPANTTTGLVDIGARNYDPATGRFVSVDPVQDFTDPQSWTGYAYANNSPATFWDPTGLWCDGCGYQPTGQLASGWPTVNGYVPSKLNWQGQPVADVSKPGGAQLSKRYFDAELRPVGEAGKRMLEPIPGYREPGCGTVCGVIRGTVAAVAVGAVCGTTPIGWFGCGVAAGASGGAVSAGSTGGDPVAGAVMGGALGGGFSVLGKLVSTGVGKWAASSSSRMATVTSNIINGSATNLRNQVINAVRNEMAKRAGFSGAGQRYILDANLSPRLAEGLRGLGYNVRSLGEMGVPGSTKDPAIYDLAKQLGAKVITHDRGRQMDGGFFELAVTIDNRVSTPAGIARLLEGK, encoded by the coding sequence GTGCTGGCAGCCGCCGTTCCGCCGGTCGGCGCCGAGCGGGCCAACTCGGCCGACCGGGCGACGGGAACACCCGCGCCGAGTCAGGCGGGGACGCTCCCCGTTCGCGTATCCACCCCCGTTCGCGCGAGCCGGGCGTCCGTGCGGGTCCAGCTCGCGCCGCGGTCGATTGCGCAACTATCGGGCACGGCGGTCGTCATCGCGCTGCAGCCGAACGGGGGGGAGCTCGACAACGCCAAGGTGCTGCTCGACTACGCCACCTTCCGATACGCCTCCGGCGCCGACCTGGGCAGCAGACTGCGCCTCGTCCGACTCCCCGAGTGCGTCCTGACCACCCCGCAGCTGCCCACCTGCCAGGTCCAGACTCCGGTCAAGACACAGAACGACGCCACCGCGCAATCGGTGTCCACCGACCTCGCCCTGCGCCGCGGCACAACCGTCTTGGCCGCGACCGGCGCGGCCGATGGGACCAACGGGGCGTTCTCCGCGAGCTCCCTCGCCCCGGCCGAGAGCTGGGCCGTTTCGGGCAACACCGGCGCCTTCACCTGGTCCTACCCTGTTGCGGTCCCCCCGACCGCCAGCGGAAACGATGTGGCCCCCCAGGTGTCCCTGACGTACAACTCGGCCACGGTCGACGGGCGCACCGCGGCGACCAACAACCAGAGTTCCTGGGTGGGGCAGGGTTGGTCTTACACCCCGGGCTTCATTGAGCGGACCTATCGCACGTGTGCGGATGACACGACCCTGCCGCAGGCGCAGCAGACGGCTGACCTGTGCTGGGCGGGTGAGATCGTCAGCATGAGCCTCGGTGGTCGGGCGACCTCGCTGGTCCGTGATGACGCAACCGGCACTTGGAGGCAAGCCAACGACGACGGGACCCGGGTCGAGCAGGTTTACTCGGCGGCCAACGGCGCGCTCAACGGCGAGCACTGGCGTATCACCACCACCGATGGTTCCAAGTTCTACTTCGGGCTCAACTCGGCACCCGGTCGCACCACGCAGGACGCCACCAACTCCACCTGGACAGTGCCCGTCTACGGGCCCCGTGTCGGCAACCCCTGCTACAACGCCGCGGGCTTCGCGCAATCGTCCTGCACGCAGGGCTGGCGTTGGAACCTCGACTACGTCGAAGACCCACACGGCAACGCCGCCATCTACTACTACACGCCTGAGACCAACTACTACGGCGCCAACAACGGCAACTCCGGTGTGGTCTACACCCGGGGTGGCACCCTCAAGCGGATCGAGTACGGCCTGCGCAAGATCAGCGGCTCCGTCTACGGCTCACCCGCCCCCGCCGAGGTGCGGTTCGCCGTGTCCGAACGCTGTGTGCCCGCGGGCGCGATCACGTGCGACTCGGCCCAGTTCACCGCGGCCAACGCGGCCAGTTGGCCCGACACCCCGCAGGACCAGCAGTGCCTGCCCGCCACCAGTTGCGCCAACCACTCGCCCAGCTTCTGGTCGACCAAGCGGCTGACCGAGATCTCCACGTGGTATCGCACTGGATCCCTTCCGGTGCGCGTGGAGTCGCACACGCTGACCCAGAGTTTCCCCGGTCTCGGTGATCCATCCCTGCGCCTCGACCAGATCGTGCGCACCGCGTACACCGAAACGGGTGTTGGCACCTCGACCGGACCGGTCGTGTTCAACAGCCAACTCCTGGACAACCGCGTCTCCGGTTACAACTCCCAGCCCGCCATGGCGCACTGGCGGCTCCAAGAGGTCGCGACGCCCACTGGTGGTCGCTACCGGGTCACATACCTGCCCGTCGAATGCACGGCCACATCGGTACCCACTGACAACGCCAACAACGGCAAACGTTGCTACCCGGTCTACTGGCGGCTGCCGCTCAACGCGAACCCCACGCTGGACTACTTCCACGTGTACCCGGTTAGCCGTGTCGAACTGCAGGACGCCAACGGGATCTCCCCGACGCAGAACACCGACTACACCTACTTGGATCCGCCCGCCTGGCATTACGACGACGCCGAGGTGACGAAGCCCGCCTACCGCACCTACGGGCAGTTCCGCGGGTACAAGCAGGTCGAGGTCCGCACAGGCAACACCGTCAACGGCATCGGTGGTGCGTACGACAAGCAGACCCTCGTCCGCACCACCTACTTCCGCGGCATGCACGGCGACACCCTGCCCGGCAACCAGCAGCGAACCGCATCGGTCACCAACTCCCTCGGGGAGTCGACCACCGATGACAACGCCTTCGCGGGCATGGCCTACGAATCGCAGACGTTCCTCGGTACCAGCGGTGCGCAGCTCGGCTCCAGCACCAATACCCCGACCAAACTCGCGACAACGGGAACACGTGTTAGGGCGGGACTGCCGGCTGCTACGGCGGACATCGTCCGGATTACGCGCACCAAGAAGGTCAACAACCTCGCCGCGGGCGGCGTTCAGACCAACACCCAGCTGACCCGGTACGACACCGTTGGGCGTCCGGTATCGGTCACCGACTCCGCCGACGGCATCACCGACGGCTGCACGACCACGAGCTACGCGGACAACACAACACTGTGGATCCGCGACAGGGTCGCCCAGGTCTGGAAGTCCACTGCGGCGTGCCCGACAACGGGACAGGTCATCGCGCCCGCACCCATCGTCTCGTCAGAGCGCAGCTACTTCGACTCGCAAGCCACTGCGGGTGTGGTCGCCACGGTTGGCGACACCACCAAGGTCGAGAAGGCCACCGCCTACGCGGGGCAACCCACTTGGGCGACCACGAGCACGACGACCTACGACGCCTCCGGTCGCGTTCTGTCGCAGAAGGACGCGCTCAACCAGGAGACCAAGAACGCGTACACACCTGCTGATGGCGGGGTGCTCGCGCAGGTCGTGATGACGAACGCCAAGAACCAGAACACGACCACAACATTCGAGCCCGCCCGTGGCACGTCGGTGCGCGTGGTGGACATCGCCAACCGGATCACCGAGTCGACGCTCGACGTGTTCGGCAGGGTCACGGCTGTGTGGCGACCAGGTCGGTCCAAGTCCGCAGGCGACACCCCGAACACCGAGTACACCTACCTGGTTCGGGACAACGGCCCGCTCGCGCTCACCGAACGCAACCTCGTCGACTACAGCACCGGTACAAACTACGTCACCTCCGTCACCCTCACCGATGCGTTCGGTAGGACGCGACAGGTGCAGAAGGACGACGTCAGCGATCCCGCGGGTGTGACGAAGCGAGTTGTTAACGAGGTCACGTATGACTCGCACGGATGGGCCATCAGGTCCAACAACCGCTATGTGACGACCGGAGTGCCCAGCACGACCCTCATCACCGTCCCCGACGCCAGCGTTGACGACCGGACCGTGACCACCTACGACCCGAGCGGTCGCCCAACCACCGTCGTCTCGTACCAAGGCACCACGGCCAAGGCCACCACGACGACCGTGTACGGCGGAGACCGGGTCACCACGTTCCCGGCCGTGGGCGGTGTGACCAAGGCGACCGTCACCGATGCCCTGGGCCGCGAGGTGGAGGTCCGGCAATACCTGACGCAGCCGACCGTGACCGGCAACGTTGTCTCCGGTGGGACGGCGGCGACCTCGACCTTCCGCTACAACGACCGGGGTCAACTCGACCGGGTCACCGACGCGGCAGGCAACAAGTGGGAGTACCAGTTCGACTTCCTCGGGAGGAAGACGGTCACCACCGACCCCGACGCGGGGCAGACCACCGACACATACGACCTGGTAGGCCAGGTCACCACGACGACCGACGCGCGCGGACAGGTGCTTAGCTACGACTACGACGTGCTCGGGCGCCGCACCGCGCAGTACAGCGGGAGCGGGGTGGGCAAGACAACGTTGGCGACGTGGGTCTACGACACGGCGACCGGTGGTGTCGGCAAGCTCACCTCCAGCACGCGGTATACCGCCAACGGCAACTACCTCGTCGGTGTCGGCGGGTACAACAGCCAGGGGCTGCCGCAGAACCAGGTCATCCAACTGCCCACGTCGGAAACCGGGTTCGCCGGATTCCAGACCACGACGTTCTCGTACACCACGACCGGCCAGTTGACCGGCATGGCATTGCCGACGAAGGGGGGCTTGCCCGGCGAGGCCCTCAGCTTCACCGTCGACAAGTACGGCAATCGGCTCAAGAGCACCAGCGCCGCGTTCGACTACGTGTCCGGATCCGTCTACAACGCCTCGGGCGAGGCGGTCGAGTACCAGCTGAGTTCCCTGGGCAACGCAGGCAAGTTCTCGTTCGAACGCGATCCGCGCACCCACCGGTTGTCCCGTTCGCACCTGTCGGTTCAACGCGCGGACCCCCTGGTTGACGACCTCAACTACACCTACGACGCCGCGGGCAACCTCACGAAGATCGTCAACTACCGGGGCGCCCCCGCGAGCAACACCCGCACCCAGTGCTTCGGCTACGACAGCCTCGCTCGGCTGTCGGAGGCGTGGACCTCAACGGACAACTGCGTGGCGGCGCCGAGCACGAGCACCGTTGGCGGACCCGATCCGTACTGGACGTCGTGGACGATCAACCAGATTGGCCTGCGCACCAATCAGACCAAGCACGGCATCGGTCAAGCCGACACCATCACCAACTACACCTACCCGGCGGCAGGAGGCACGCGGCCGCACTCGTTGACGTCTACGACCACGACCGGTCCGGGGGCGACCACTACCGCCCACGGCTACGACAACGCGGGCAACACCTCGACCCGCACCATCGGCGGGGCCCAGCACACGCTTACCTGGAACGAGGAGAACCGACTCACGCAGGTCCAGTCCCCGACGGGGACCACCGGCTACGTGTACGACGCCGACGGCAACCAATTGATTCGTCGGGAGCCTGGCAAGGTCATCCTCTACCTGCCAGGGCAGGAGTGGTCCCGCGACACCGCGACGGGAGTCATCACCGGGACCAGGTACTACACCCACAACGGCACCGTGGTCGCCCGCCGGGTCGGCGGCGCGAACCCTGAGTACCTGCAGTCCGACCACCACAACACCACGTCGGTCTCGGTCAGCGCGGTCGGCTTCTCGGTGACCCGCCGGGAGATGGACCCCTACGGCAACCAGGTCGGCGCGACCCAGGGCGGGACGTGGGCGGACAACCACGGCTTCCTGAACATGCCCGCCAACACCACCACTGGACTGGTGGACATCGGCGCCCGCAACTACGACCCCGCAACCGGTCGCTTCGTCTCGGTCGACCCGGTGCAGGATTTCACCGACCCGCAGTCGTGGACGGGGTACGCCTACGCCAACAACAGCCCGGCGACTTTCTGGGACCCGACCGGACTGTGGTGTGATGGCTGTGGCTACCAACCCACGGGGCAGTTGGCCAGCGGCTGGCCCACGGTCAACGGCTATGTCCCCAGCAAGCTGAACTGGCAGGGACAGCCCGTCGCGGATGTGTCCAAGCCGGGTGGTGCGCAGCTGTCCAAACGCTACTTCGACGCCGAGCTGCGTCCGGTGGGCGAAGCGGGCAAGCGGATGCTTGAGCCGATCCCCGGCTACCGCGAACCCGGCTGCGGCACCGTGTGCGGCGTCATCCGGGGCACCGTGGCAGCGGTGGCTGTCGGCGCGGTGTGCGGGACAACCCCGATCGGGTGGTTCGGGTGCGGTGTCGCGGCGGGCGCGTCCGGCGGAGCTGTGTCCGCCGGGTCGACCGGTGGTGACCCGGTGGCGGGTGCCGTGATGGGCGGCGCCCTCGGTGGCGGCTTCAGCGTCCTGGGCAAGCTCGTCTCGACCGGCGTGGGCAAGTGGGCCGCCTCGTCGTCGAGCCGGATGGCGACCGTGACGTCCAACATCATCAACGGGTCGGCTACCAACCTGCGCAACCAGGTGATCAACGCTGTCCGCAACGAGATGGCCAAGCGAGCGGGTTTCAGCGGCGCCGGGCAGCGCTACATCCTCGACGCGAACCTGTCCCCCCGTTTGGCCGAGGGGTTGCGCGGGCTCGGTTACAATGTGCGATCGTTGGGTGAGATGGGAGTTCCGGGCAGCACGAAGGACCCCGCGATCTATGACCTCGCCAAGCAGCTCGGCGCGAAGGTGATCACACACGACCGCGGGCGCCAGATGGACGGCGGGTTCTTCGAGCTCGCGGTGACCATCGACAACAGGGTGTCCACACCCGCCGGGATCGCACGCCTCCTGGAGGGCAAGTAG